The proteins below come from a single Comamonas antarctica genomic window:
- a CDS encoding PD-(D/E)XK motif protein: MISYEAVLNQINVVPAGTTGDNRAITWLTDAKVVGIARNSRGHLELFLSGDELRPRTGVVKSAMHYHSWHRDSLPPLNANRICLPALGHFDQVGAFIAAELLREKADANLERAFAVTEPLIELAIKRLEISENAILGLVGELLLLDALCRRAADPQVGSVVLAWDGWRRSARDFRWEGTGVEIKTTTRATSSHAIHGVHQIEPIPASDDAPGESRLLLVSVGLQQTDPNVPALSIPSLVESIVARLTSSGASGLVDELLKRVAMYGSESGIGYEHATMANEAPFTTPFSVTFVRSYDMADPAIEVLRRDDVVAHQHVDAQSLTFRVELPATISLNNPIAGARRVAEAILGLHS; the protein is encoded by the coding sequence ATGATCAGCTACGAAGCAGTTCTAAACCAGATCAACGTCGTTCCGGCAGGCACCACTGGAGATAACCGAGCCATTACCTGGTTGACCGATGCAAAGGTGGTTGGGATCGCTCGGAATAGTCGCGGTCACTTGGAGCTGTTCCTTTCAGGCGACGAGTTGAGGCCTCGGACCGGCGTAGTGAAGTCTGCAATGCACTACCACTCCTGGCACCGTGACAGCCTGCCTCCGCTGAACGCAAACCGCATTTGCTTGCCCGCGCTGGGGCATTTCGACCAGGTCGGTGCATTCATTGCCGCTGAACTGCTGCGGGAAAAAGCTGACGCAAATTTGGAGCGCGCCTTTGCCGTCACCGAGCCGCTGATTGAACTCGCCATTAAGCGCCTGGAGATCTCTGAGAACGCCATCCTCGGACTCGTCGGGGAACTGCTCCTTCTCGACGCTCTCTGCCGCCGCGCGGCCGATCCCCAGGTCGGATCAGTCGTCCTGGCTTGGGATGGCTGGCGCCGCTCTGCAAGGGACTTCAGATGGGAGGGCACGGGTGTAGAGATAAAGACCACTACTCGCGCAACCTCAAGTCACGCCATTCATGGCGTCCACCAAATCGAGCCTATCCCTGCCAGTGATGATGCCCCCGGGGAGTCGCGCCTGCTCCTCGTAAGCGTCGGCCTGCAACAGACAGATCCCAACGTGCCTGCCTTGTCGATCCCATCCCTGGTGGAGAGCATCGTCGCGCGACTCACCTCGAGCGGAGCTAGCGGTTTAGTCGACGAGCTTCTTAAACGCGTAGCCATGTACGGCTCGGAGTCGGGTATCGGATACGAGCATGCCACGATGGCCAACGAGGCGCCGTTCACAACCCCGTTTAGCGTGACTTTCGTCCGGAGCTACGATATGGCAGACCCTGCAATCGAGGTGCTGCGGCGCGATGACGTGGTCGCCCACCAGCATGTGGATGCCCAGTCGCTTACCTTCCGCGTCGAACTTCCCGCGACGATCAGCTTGAACAACCCCATCGCAGGTGCCCGACGCGTCGCTGAGGCAATCCTGGGCCTGCACAGTTAA
- a CDS encoding IS3 family transposase (programmed frameshift) codes for MNTKAARFSPEVRERAVRLVQECQADYASLWGACESIAPKIGCSVSTLHGWVQRKEIDAGQRPGLTTDERERLKQLERENKELRRANDILKAASAFFGAGGAGPSHQELIDFVDQYRDAYGVEPICRLLQIAPSGYRRRVQQRNCPWLRCKRSQSDEERCTHIQRVWHANWQVYGTVKVWKQMHREGLPIARCTVQRLMRKLGLKGARRGKKVRTTRPDAARPCPLDLVNRQFTAQRPDQLWVADFTYVSTWQGQMFVAFVIDVYARRIVGWRVSSHMRTDFVVDALEQALYARRPSSDTELIHHSDRGSQYVSIRYTERLEEAGLMPSVGSTGDSYDNALAETINGLYKTEVIYKRGPWKTRESLELATLQWVHWFNHGRLLESIGHIPPAEAEANYWRQVAKTVQADACTSTN; via the exons ATGAACACTAAAGCTGCTCGTTTTAGCCCCGAGGTACGTGAACGTGCCGTACGTTTGGTGCAGGAATGCCAAGCGGATTACGCATCACTGTGGGGTGCATGTGAGTCGATAGCCCCCAAGATTGGCTGCTCTGTTAGCACCCTGCATGGATGGGTGCAGCGCAAAGAAATAGATGCAGGCCAACGGCCAGGGTTGACCACGGATGAACGTGAGCGACTCAAGCAACTTGAGCGAGAGAACAAGGAGCTGCGCCGAGCCAATGACATCCTCAAGGCTGCGAGCGCTTTTTTTG GCGCAGGCGGAGCTGGACCGTCGCATCAAGAGCTAATTGACTTTGTAGACCAGTATCGCGATGCCTATGGGGTCGAGCCAATTTGTAGGCTGCTGCAAATTGCCCCATCGGGCTACAGGCGCAGGGTTCAGCAAAGAAACTGCCCGTGGCTGCGCTGTAAGCGCAGTCAATCGGACGAAGAACGCTGCACCCATATTCAACGTGTGTGGCATGCCAACTGGCAGGTTTATGGGACGGTCAAAGTCTGGAAGCAGATGCACCGAGAGGGCTTACCCATTGCCCGCTGCACCGTACAACGACTGATGCGCAAGCTGGGCCTGAAAGGCGCAAGGCGTGGCAAGAAGGTGCGCACAACACGTCCAGATGCAGCAAGGCCATGCCCGCTAGACCTCGTCAACCGCCAGTTCACAGCTCAGCGCCCTGACCAACTTTGGGTCGCAGACTTCACCTATGTATCAACGTGGCAAGGGCAGATGTTTGTGGCCTTTGTGATTGATGTGTATGCCCGCCGCATAGTGGGCTGGCGGGTTAGTAGCCACATGCGCACGGACTTTGTGGTGGATGCTTTGGAGCAGGCGCTGTATGCAAGGCGGCCTTCAAGTGACACGGAGCTCATTCATCACTCCGACAGGGGCAGTCAGTACGTTTCCATTCGCTACACAGAACGTTTGGAGGAAGCTGGCCTGATGCCTTCGGTGGGTAGCACTGGAGATTCCTACGACAACGCTCTGGCCGAAACCATCAACGGGCTTTACAAAACGGAGGTCATCTACAAGCGAGGGCCGTGGAAAACACGGGAATCACTGGAGCTGGCAACACTGCAATGGGTGCACTGGTTCAACCACGGCAGATTGCTGGAATCCATAGGACATATACCGCCAGCGGAGGCTGAGGCAAACTACTGGCGGCAAGTTGCCAAGACCGTGCAGGCTGACGCCTGCACTTCAACAAACTAG
- a CDS encoding DeoR/GlpR family DNA-binding transcription regulator, with protein MFKAERQQKILARMQETTSVTVKDLAKVFSTSPITIRRDLIELGELGLLERTHGGAIAAQEVFAEGSARYEMYNYGERNDQQAQEKAAIAECAAQFISDGDNILINGGTTAHALAQALRGHQNLYVITNGLSVANVLGQGLHANVYVLAGRLDARKQATVSRPSDEGLPHLQVREAFLGVHALSAQGIYMRDPEDADMNKAFMGAASRVTVLADYTKLHAFASFRINDWSSVQRLVTDAKADPDILNLLRQQGVEVVVAA; from the coding sequence ATGTTCAAGGCTGAACGACAACAGAAAATTCTGGCGCGCATGCAAGAGACCACCTCGGTCACCGTCAAGGACCTAGCCAAGGTCTTTTCCACTTCCCCCATAACCATCCGGCGCGACCTCATTGAACTGGGCGAGCTCGGCCTATTGGAACGTACCCACGGTGGTGCCATAGCCGCTCAGGAGGTCTTTGCCGAAGGCTCTGCGCGTTACGAGATGTACAACTATGGCGAGCGCAACGATCAGCAGGCACAGGAGAAAGCGGCGATTGCGGAATGCGCAGCCCAGTTCATTAGCGATGGCGACAATATTCTGATCAACGGAGGCACTACGGCCCACGCGCTGGCTCAAGCTTTGCGAGGTCATCAGAATCTGTACGTGATCACAAATGGCCTTTCCGTGGCCAACGTGCTCGGGCAAGGGCTGCACGCTAATGTCTACGTGCTGGCCGGCCGCCTAGATGCCCGCAAACAAGCCACTGTCAGCCGCCCCAGCGACGAAGGCCTGCCTCATCTGCAAGTGCGTGAGGCCTTCTTGGGCGTGCATGCATTGTCTGCCCAAGGAATTTACATGCGTGACCCGGAAGACGCCGACATGAACAAGGCCTTCATGGGCGCTGCCAGCCGCGTAACGGTGCTGGCTGATTACACCAAGCTACACGCCTTTGCCAGCTTCCGCATTAACGACTGGTCTTCGGTACAACGGCTAGTCACCGATGCGAAGGCCGACCCCGACATCCTCAATCTCCTTCGCCAGCAAGGAGTGGAGGTGGTAGTCGCTGCCTGA
- a CDS encoding phosphodiesterase, which translates to MPHFDKYIHLTDTHLVQDGNGLLYGLNPKQRLQQAVAHIQQHHADARAVFITGDLTHYGHEQAYVHLRECLSGLSMPVYPILGNHDSRNNFQQHFAHIARDEHGFVQYVLELEHQTAIFLDTNEPGVHWGVFCEKRALWLRAQLEQANKPVLLFMHHPFFPIGITSMDKISLLNTKPFETAIEGLQHKIAHFFFGHIHRPILGSFKGIPYSTLRGTNHQVALVLQDPSLRIVGKNEGPQYGVLMLSPEQVLIHLEDFLDQEPTYLLGG; encoded by the coding sequence ATGCCTCATTTCGACAAATACATCCACCTGACAGACACCCACCTCGTGCAAGACGGCAACGGCCTGTTATACGGACTGAACCCTAAGCAACGCCTGCAGCAAGCCGTGGCCCACATTCAGCAACACCATGCCGATGCACGTGCGGTGTTCATCACAGGCGACTTGACCCACTACGGCCACGAGCAAGCCTATGTGCATTTACGCGAGTGCCTAAGTGGCTTGTCCATGCCCGTCTACCCCATCTTGGGCAACCACGACAGCCGCAACAACTTCCAGCAGCACTTTGCCCACATTGCACGAGACGAGCACGGCTTTGTGCAATATGTGCTTGAACTCGAACATCAAACCGCCATTTTTCTCGATACCAACGAGCCTGGCGTGCACTGGGGCGTGTTTTGCGAGAAACGTGCTCTTTGGCTGCGAGCTCAGCTTGAGCAAGCTAACAAGCCCGTGTTGCTGTTCATGCACCACCCCTTCTTCCCTATTGGCATAACCAGCATGGACAAAATCTCCTTGCTGAACACCAAACCCTTTGAAACTGCCATCGAAGGACTTCAGCACAAGATCGCACACTTCTTCTTTGGACACATCCATCGCCCGATTTTGGGATCCTTCAAAGGTATCCCCTACTCCACCTTGCGGGGCACCAATCACCAAGTGGCATTGGTGTTACAAGACCCCTCGCTGCGCATCGTGGGCAAAAACGAAGGTCCCCAATACGGCGTGCTGATGCTTTCGCCCGAGCAAGTACTGATCCACCTGGAAGACTTTTTGGACCAAGAGCCCACTTACCTGCTTGGTGGCTAA
- a CDS encoding ABC transporter substrate-binding protein, whose amino-acid sequence MKLKFIAAVTTVLCTMGAAHAAKIELVVDYVYPEMFNETQEVIAKKFNEKFPDYSVKFRAPTPDYEVAAQQALRHAVTKQLADVSFQGLNRQRIFVDRGIAVDLKPFIQAEKNWDKSGYSASLMELGQIQGKQVGIGFALSTPIVYYNMDLVNKAGTTVDQLPKTWDDIIKLGEASRKASPQTGGIYFDWGITGNWLWQALLFADGGKILDSTEKKVAFDDAKGLKAMNTMSSMVQNGTMANISYKEAAQMFAAGKLAVLSSSTSRLGVMEKQIGDRFKLVTGMFPVTTKGGKVPAGGNVAMMFAKDPERQKAAWEFIKFATGPEGATVMTKNTGYFPANTLPIDDPKALKGYYESNPNQYTAVKQIPWLTGWYAFPGQNGLKITDVIDDHVQTVFDRSKQPADALKAMSADVQKLLD is encoded by the coding sequence ATGAAACTGAAATTCATTGCAGCTGTTACAACCGTGCTCTGCACCATGGGTGCTGCCCATGCCGCCAAAATCGAGCTCGTGGTGGACTACGTCTACCCTGAGATGTTCAACGAGACTCAAGAAGTCATCGCCAAAAAGTTCAACGAGAAGTTCCCTGATTACTCGGTCAAGTTCCGTGCACCCACGCCTGACTACGAAGTGGCCGCCCAGCAAGCACTACGCCATGCAGTGACCAAGCAACTGGCCGATGTGTCTTTTCAAGGTCTGAACCGCCAGCGCATCTTTGTGGACCGCGGCATTGCTGTGGATCTGAAGCCCTTCATCCAAGCCGAAAAGAACTGGGACAAGAGCGGCTACAGCGCATCGCTGATGGAGCTGGGGCAAATTCAAGGCAAACAGGTCGGCATTGGCTTTGCTCTGTCCACCCCCATCGTCTACTACAACATGGACTTGGTGAACAAGGCAGGTACCACCGTCGATCAACTGCCCAAGACCTGGGACGATATCATCAAGCTCGGCGAAGCTTCACGTAAAGCCAGCCCACAAACGGGCGGCATTTACTTCGACTGGGGCATCACCGGGAACTGGTTGTGGCAGGCGCTGCTGTTTGCCGATGGCGGCAAGATTCTCGACAGCACCGAAAAGAAGGTGGCATTTGACGATGCCAAGGGCCTCAAAGCCATGAACACCATGAGCTCCATGGTGCAAAACGGCACCATGGCCAACATCAGCTACAAAGAAGCAGCGCAAATGTTTGCGGCTGGCAAGCTGGCCGTGCTGTCGTCGTCCACCTCACGCTTGGGCGTGATGGAAAAGCAAATTGGCGACCGTTTCAAACTGGTGACCGGGATGTTCCCCGTAACCACTAAAGGCGGCAAAGTACCTGCAGGAGGCAACGTAGCCATGATGTTTGCCAAGGACCCCGAGCGCCAAAAGGCCGCGTGGGAGTTCATCAAGTTCGCCACCGGCCCCGAAGGAGCCACGGTTATGACCAAAAACACCGGCTACTTCCCAGCCAACACCTTGCCAATTGACGACCCCAAGGCACTCAAAGGCTACTACGAAAGCAACCCCAACCAGTACACCGCGGTGAAGCAGATTCCTTGGTTGACTGGCTGGTATGCCTTCCCTGGCCAGAACGGCTTAAAAATCACTGACGTAATTGATGACCACGTGCAAACTGTGTTCGACCGCTCGAAGCAACCCGCCGATGCACTCAAGGCCATGTCTGCCGACGTGCAAAAACTTCTCGACTAA
- a CDS encoding carbohydrate ABC transporter permease → MMADPLSPSLASRFARHVVLMSLALIYLLPFVWMLSISLKPASEIFDAGFNLIPREWAAWENYSAALTRVPLLRYLLNGVVVCAGILVVQIALAFPAAYCFAKIKFRGHDLAWGLTMLSLMVPFQATAIPLYIFLYHLGLLDSYSALILPFIASAFGMFMFRQSIKSIPDDLIHAARLDGMGEFELVWRVLLPACMPTVIAFSIFSVVWHWNDYFWPLLVINTQDLATPPLGTMFFANEEAGNDYGPLMAGTVLITIPLVVFFLFAQKRFIEGVTFSGVKA, encoded by the coding sequence ATGATGGCCGATCCCTTATCCCCCTCCTTGGCCAGCCGCTTTGCGCGCCATGTCGTGTTGATGAGTCTAGCCCTCATTTATCTGCTGCCTTTTGTGTGGATGCTATCGATCTCACTCAAGCCCGCGAGTGAGATTTTCGATGCAGGTTTTAACCTCATCCCCCGCGAATGGGCTGCCTGGGAAAACTACAGCGCAGCGCTCACACGCGTACCGCTGCTGCGATATTTGCTCAACGGTGTGGTGGTGTGCGCTGGCATTTTGGTCGTACAAATTGCGCTGGCATTTCCGGCCGCCTACTGCTTCGCCAAGATCAAGTTTCGCGGCCATGACCTCGCATGGGGCTTAACCATGCTGTCACTGATGGTGCCATTTCAGGCCACTGCCATTCCGCTGTACATCTTTTTGTATCACTTAGGTTTGCTCGACAGCTACTCGGCCTTGATCCTGCCCTTCATCGCGTCTGCCTTTGGCATGTTCATGTTCCGGCAGTCCATCAAAAGCATTCCCGATGACCTCATCCACGCCGCAAGGCTAGATGGCATGGGTGAGTTCGAGTTGGTGTGGCGCGTGCTGCTGCCGGCCTGCATGCCTACCGTGATCGCTTTTTCGATCTTCTCGGTGGTCTGGCACTGGAACGACTACTTCTGGCCCCTGCTCGTCATCAATACCCAAGACCTCGCTACACCCCCGCTGGGAACCATGTTCTTTGCCAACGAAGAAGCCGGCAACGATTACGGCCCGCTGATGGCCGGCACGGTACTGATCACCATTCCCCTGGTTGTTTTTTTCTTGTTCGCGCAAAAGCGCTTTATCGAAGGTGTCACCTTTTCAGGTGTCAAAGCTTGA
- a CDS encoding carbohydrate ABC transporter permease: protein MHISRLQTSLMLLPSLILTVLLLLVPMCLVAVMSLTDWQFGSDQFAWVGLDNYRELWDDAGFRKSFTNTVHYLLWVSLGSITVGLVSALLVESHTSWRGFYRTALFLPVASTLIGMAVVWQFILHPTMGLLNQLLALIGVGPFNWLKDYELALPTLAAIGIWQMSGLAMVMFLAGLKGIPDELRQAAWLDGMSHPLDRMFRLTLPLLGPTMLFVVTICAIRALQVFDTVHVMTQGGPNKATDVLLHSIYAEGFGFFKMGYASAMTVVFVTGIFVLTLIQHKGMEKRTHY from the coding sequence ATGCACATCTCACGTCTGCAAACCTCGCTCATGCTGCTACCCAGTTTGATCTTGACGGTTTTGCTGCTGCTGGTGCCCATGTGCCTGGTGGCAGTGATGTCGCTGACCGACTGGCAGTTTGGATCCGACCAGTTTGCATGGGTCGGCCTGGACAACTACCGCGAACTGTGGGACGACGCAGGATTTCGCAAGTCCTTTACCAACACGGTGCACTATCTGCTGTGGGTGTCACTGGGCAGCATCACCGTGGGTTTGGTCAGCGCCTTGCTGGTTGAAAGCCATACAAGTTGGCGCGGCTTCTACCGCACGGCACTATTTTTGCCCGTGGCCTCTACCCTCATTGGCATGGCGGTGGTGTGGCAGTTCATATTGCACCCCACGATGGGATTGCTCAATCAGTTGCTCGCATTGATTGGGGTCGGGCCCTTCAACTGGCTCAAAGATTACGAACTGGCGTTACCAACGTTGGCTGCCATTGGCATCTGGCAAATGTCAGGCTTAGCCATGGTGATGTTTTTGGCGGGTCTCAAAGGTATTCCAGATGAGCTGCGCCAAGCTGCTTGGCTTGATGGTATGTCACATCCGCTGGATCGCATGTTTCGCCTGACCTTACCTTTGCTCGGCCCCACCATGTTGTTCGTGGTGACGATCTGTGCCATTCGCGCCCTACAGGTATTCGACACCGTGCATGTGATGACACAGGGTGGTCCCAACAAGGCCACCGATGTGCTGCTGCACAGCATTTACGCCGAAGGATTTGGATTTTTCAAGATGGGCTATGCCTCGGCTATGACGGTCGTGTTTGTGACCGGCATCTTTGTGCTCACGCTTATTCAGCACAAGGGCATGGAAAAAAGGACGCACTACTGA
- a CDS encoding ABC transporter ATP-binding protein has product MADIHLRSISKRYGDTTILDQLDLQIHDGEFLTLLGASGCGKSTLLRLLAGLEAPDSGDIQSQGQSMLSQKPAQRDCAMVFQTYALYPHMTAGENISTPLLMRKLSFWQRLPGIKYLNPSVRALRNEIEQEGKQVAQVLGIEHLWQRKPSQLSGGQRQRVALARAMVRKPSLFLFDEPLSNLDANLRQALRAEIRALHRKLGVTFVYVTHDQHEAMSMSDRVAVMKNGKILQLDTPEALFKRPASQEVASFVGSPRINLLPLSAVKLNDGVLPPTSAVVVGIRPHQFMWTTQTGCWSVLAQVQSVEYAGSEKVVVAQGEHHEAMTIQTEATQPVHETQTVTLYIQPSELIFFDAHGRRLEA; this is encoded by the coding sequence ATGGCTGACATCCACCTTCGTAGCATTTCTAAACGCTATGGCGACACGACCATCCTCGATCAGTTGGACTTACAGATTCACGACGGAGAATTTTTGACCTTGCTGGGTGCGTCTGGCTGCGGTAAATCAACCTTGCTCCGCTTGCTCGCTGGCCTCGAAGCACCAGACAGCGGTGACATTCAAAGCCAAGGCCAAAGCATGCTGAGCCAAAAACCTGCACAGCGCGATTGCGCCATGGTGTTTCAAACCTACGCGCTGTATCCACACATGACTGCAGGCGAGAACATTAGTACGCCTTTGCTGATGCGCAAGCTCTCGTTTTGGCAGCGCCTGCCGGGCATAAAGTACCTCAACCCTTCGGTACGTGCTCTTCGCAACGAGATTGAGCAAGAGGGTAAACAGGTGGCGCAGGTCTTGGGCATTGAGCACCTGTGGCAACGCAAGCCTTCGCAGTTGTCGGGCGGACAGCGACAACGCGTAGCACTCGCTCGCGCCATGGTACGCAAGCCTTCGCTGTTTTTATTCGACGAGCCTTTGTCCAACCTCGACGCCAACTTGCGTCAGGCCTTGCGCGCCGAGATTCGCGCGTTGCACCGCAAACTCGGCGTAACCTTTGTGTACGTGACGCACGACCAACACGAAGCCATGTCCATGTCTGACCGTGTGGCTGTGATGAAGAACGGAAAGATCTTACAGCTCGACACCCCTGAGGCTTTGTTCAAGCGCCCTGCCAGCCAAGAAGTGGCGAGCTTCGTGGGCTCACCTCGCATCAATCTGTTGCCGCTTTCTGCGGTGAAGCTGAATGATGGTGTGTTGCCGCCAACTTCGGCCGTTGTCGTAGGCATTCGCCCGCACCAATTCATGTGGACAACACAAACAGGTTGCTGGAGCGTTTTGGCACAGGTGCAGTCGGTAGAGTACGCGGGCAGCGAAAAAGTAGTGGTGGCACAAGGCGAGCATCACGAAGCCATGACCATACAAACCGAGGCCACCCAGCCAGTACATGAGACACAAACCGTCACCCTATACATACAGCCTTCAGAGCTGATATTTTTTGATGCGCATGGTCGCCGTCTGGAGGCATAA
- a CDS encoding HAD family hydrolase: MKFAKPFKTVIFDLDGTLLDSWPSLQATLHEGLNSRTLDMPSLKLELSAGIAPMLALAAQQADLRGSEQEAAQTQLMRSYLSRFVLNATVYLGVPELLARLQAQGLKLGICTNRDRASSLQLLRHHQLSDFFEAVVCIDDTPFPKPSPEPLHTCLQLLGATPSETLFVGDSGIDASCAHAAKVAFAAHVRGYHRNMHELEPSVLRFDAYEQLNDMLEA; the protein is encoded by the coding sequence ATGAAATTTGCAAAACCATTCAAAACTGTCATCTTTGATCTGGATGGCACCTTGCTCGACAGTTGGCCCAGCTTGCAGGCCACGCTGCACGAGGGCTTAAACAGCCGCACGCTGGATATGCCCTCTCTCAAGCTCGAGTTGAGCGCAGGCATCGCTCCCATGTTGGCACTGGCTGCTCAACAAGCGGATCTTCGAGGCTCCGAACAAGAAGCAGCGCAAACCCAACTCATGCGCAGCTACCTGAGCCGCTTTGTGCTGAACGCCACCGTGTACCTGGGCGTACCCGAATTGCTGGCCCGACTGCAAGCTCAAGGCCTGAAGCTGGGCATCTGCACCAACCGCGACCGTGCAAGTAGCCTGCAACTGCTGCGCCACCACCAACTTAGCGATTTTTTTGAAGCCGTGGTCTGCATCGATGACACACCTTTTCCCAAGCCCAGCCCCGAGCCTTTGCATACCTGTCTGCAACTGCTGGGTGCCACACCATCCGAGACCTTGTTCGTAGGTGACTCGGGAATCGACGCCAGCTGCGCACACGCCGCGAAAGTTGCTTTTGCAGCCCATGTACGCGGCTATCACCGCAATATGCATGAGCTTGAGCCCAGCGTACTGAGGTTTGATGCTTATGAGCAGTTGAACGACATGTTGGAGGCTTGA
- a CDS encoding IS110 family transposase — MQTIVRVGVDIAKNVLQVHAVDARGSVVTNRPIQRSKFLAWCAQLPAGCLVAMEACGGAHHWCRQLQGMGLDARMIAAALVTPYRMQGKGGKNDANDAAAICEAASRPQMRFVSVKSIDQQGMLCVHRLREGFKEERTACINRIRGLLAEFGIVLPQSPRVLRAHLHDILEDASNEIAGTARLVLHQALMHWQELDSHIHWCEQRINAHYKDDEQVQRAAGIKGLGPLSASAVVATVGDFKQFKNGSQFAAWLGLTPRQNSSGGKSSLGSITKRGDSYLRSLLIQGAKAVVLTGKYNLDPISQWAIALRQRSGWQKAVVALANKNARILWALMTRQRSYETNHISTRPSELIA, encoded by the coding sequence ATGCAAACCATCGTCCGTGTCGGTGTGGATATCGCCAAGAATGTGCTGCAAGTGCATGCGGTAGATGCTCGAGGCAGCGTCGTGACCAACCGCCCAATTCAACGCAGCAAGTTCTTGGCATGGTGCGCTCAATTGCCCGCTGGGTGCTTGGTTGCCATGGAGGCTTGCGGTGGAGCTCACCACTGGTGCAGACAATTGCAAGGCATGGGTCTAGACGCACGAATGATCGCTGCCGCCTTGGTAACTCCATATCGCATGCAAGGCAAAGGCGGTAAAAACGACGCCAATGATGCTGCGGCCATCTGTGAAGCCGCTAGCCGCCCGCAGATGCGCTTTGTATCCGTTAAATCCATCGACCAACAGGGCATGCTGTGTGTGCACCGGCTGCGTGAAGGCTTCAAAGAAGAGCGCACAGCATGTATCAATCGTATCCGTGGCCTGCTCGCTGAGTTCGGGATTGTCTTGCCGCAAAGCCCCAGAGTGTTGCGTGCGCATTTACATGACATCTTGGAGGATGCCAGCAACGAGATTGCTGGCACAGCTCGCCTTGTGCTCCACCAAGCATTGATGCACTGGCAGGAACTCGATAGCCATATTCATTGGTGTGAGCAGCGCATCAATGCTCATTACAAAGATGATGAGCAAGTTCAGCGTGCTGCTGGCATCAAAGGGCTTGGGCCGCTAAGTGCATCGGCTGTTGTGGCCACCGTTGGCGACTTCAAACAATTTAAGAATGGATCCCAGTTCGCCGCTTGGCTGGGATTAACGCCCAGACAAAACTCCAGCGGGGGTAAATCCAGTCTTGGCTCTATCACCAAGCGTGGTGACAGCTACTTGCGCTCTCTGTTGATACAGGGTGCTAAAGCCGTCGTTCTCACAGGTAAATACAACCTTGATCCCATCTCACAATGGGCCATAGCATTGAGGCAGCGCAGTGGATGGCAAAAAGCTGTCGTGGCTCTTGCCAATAAAAATGCTCGCATCCTCTGGGCGTTGATGACACGTCAGCGCAGCTACGAAACCAACCATATCAGTACCAGGCCAAGCGAGCTCATCGCTTAA